The Argopecten irradians isolate NY chromosome 4, Ai_NY, whole genome shotgun sequence genome has a window encoding:
- the LOC138321934 gene encoding serine-rich adhesin for platelets-like, translating to MNLSRFDRCSTCLRKCSAATGQNLMSCGHHTCFTCHQRQWLSSERNDSEEINCVNCTLTVLNKQSRDGHSLLKSHPELFRSTKADTADKLERSHTDKDGTSNVCLQYYKYRTHSSPANVFLPAKEPEIQNKLSNGSCNDIPQCKKELDWTRYSNDIVHKLNDPQSSEDVPRITPEDPKQTRNYSKTTLCLESSSLNPLETRDLKQPPGSHHSTHTHKTLVSTCGQCMDAESSSTAKYDNGSKRSEKSRHRHKSSHKKSKKKKKHKEDRRKSRNDNSLDAADTTGDKTMGAEKQTEKSSNPDSIKAPARVCKEEDRGDLSPINVNNKKDSLSIFTRKEKDQLSTNTIELEENVSGDSETEEEKLGIKVETEVKQQVKMTYNKMGEEDVFVVGRPNEMSTCKDGNQIVDNNEDHRLPTVRISEVDIFSIVENDDGLSAEDVLPRSPTTSLDAYNSSGRFSSPMSLDDFQLNNILESNDNPSLEVQDWGDSESDGTRLELENHNLTDSDAKDKECMTNKEIYNLPASLSNTLLAKEPKSLEECCTSLNLLQDSQKENDPPECHKTPMQQCGQGDISLDDSILDRSGVLYYNPIDDSDEDRLVIVSKPPSEVSVSAGDELTTKAKKSLSVMSTEGQLSSASNSKSDLVNNYRLGKTDNDHEQLSCQQNLSKTSNHESADECKDRDLPLHDTKLFRGFRESYATSLICSQMANKALITINESAKHQKGPYQLSAKMLTGVLKILVQQADLASAICSDLLDSTESEQTTELFSKMADTADVHRATSSKMTPGAKTCAAIDTSENVRDTSDACSNNCSVSKLNALNCKIFEKYSAEATCVSSCNLEETKSLNESERNSESESITGKPPQKEITIDREKHRNEIMLSTDVNDLSRGQSLIKEQTSTKTTISTSKDQSDKGNEFVNQNTLDTKCQVVKKESELQSYEITGSKHHGNRVNTKNVKPVGKGNHTSMCELKIKTEGITATKSEDEHGLQYERNINKCESDENGSLIATSQTFGKQNKLNEDTTNTPSVSNHIPSHEKKTPARSVEGTQRSSMITQLTKDGLETKGHEQLKKQNAKISDNQWHDAKNDKHDPNEKELVHSGDAESINKISTNKHKSSKEKRNLFNSVLETGENVVESPCKYRKLQFGKLPQSYVKENTSKDTPTANSDKSYQGKVMVTSLSDQNIKIATKSKILDSRGATNTKGINMLTASENESDNVSMVAPSTMLTTENKQKTSSAVHSSTKRSSSVPSSQQSSDRKDKSSSRRSRYHSNYGTSDKDPHQRSSSYHRSSNKKSQKRLDVTTDTKVKGRVSVDICVLSGTKGEKQTPNKCKESDQVKKGNTLDHNKTKRGLSFDVKKRSGNEDLGKSLQARQVNPTNLKDKNTTIDHPNRRSNDTTKSRKGKDDSQPTTNDTENTQQSKPLPSNKLQQQCAPSKTKSSDAENSSMEKHCNADHTHDLGITSNVIGKCNEDFFIPTLYHNIPSSTIQNDEEHVDLLNQKDETYSQRSLARDEEIFRCLSFSDSDNDDVPLADIIESLRANQHKVTSSVNGTVNSDDEDDEDLPKLAVPNTSKFWKQQGHRRSRCDRPGLKTYLEIRNSIQDGCSDKEQCSDTPVTTWRNSLMPPPLEAVRRSKSRETVLQSTPSKSQKAVREVVLPTSRDVSRSQSSDSDQGSDLVHCDDGEGHGDRLEREGGKRKKKRHRRKKSEKPVVSSSSEEHIPKGRKRGFQWKQECLRILDRVYNHEFSDPFRHEIKSKDIPDYYKIVKRGMCFDIIGYKLRCNIYEELRDFFLDVRLVFDNCRLYHKTDSPIYQAGLVVKCFFRKVAKEILMPRHTTAKSMHSN from the exons ATGAATTTGAGCAGATTTGACCGTTGTTCTACCTGTCTACGAAAGTGTTCTGCTGCTACGGGCCAGAACCTGATGTCCTGTGGTCATCATACCTGTTTCACG TGTCATCAAAGACAATGGCTGTCCTCTGAGAGAAACGATAGCGAGGAAATCAACTGTGTCAACTGCACCCTGACTGTTCTGAATAAACAAAGCAGAGATGGACACAGTTTATTGAAAAGCCACCCTGAACTGTTTAGATCG ACAAAAGCAGACACTGCTGACAAGCTCGAGAGGTCACACACAGACAAGGATGGCACTTCAAATGTCTGCCTTCAGTATTACAAATACCGCACACACTCTTCTCCAGCAAACGTCTTCTTACCGGCAAAGGAACCGGAAATTCAAAATAAACTAAGTAATGGGTCATGTAATGATATACCGCAGTGTAAAAAGGAGCTAGATTGGACTAGATATTCAAATGACATTGTGCATAAACTTAATGACCCCCAATCTTCTGAAGACGTGCCAAGGATAACCCCAGAGGACCCAAAACAGACTCGAAATTATTCAAAGACAACGTTGTGTTTGGAAAGTTCCAGTTTAAATCCACTAGAAACACGTGATCTGAAGCAGCCTCCAGGTTCCCATCACTCGACTCATACACACAAGACACTTGTATCGACTTGTGGGCAGTGCATGGATGCAGAATCGAGTTCCACAGCAAAGTATGATAATGGAAGCAAACGATCTGAAAAGTCACGCCATCGACACAAGAGTTCGCATAAAAAatcaaagaagaaaaagaaacacAAAGAGGATAGGAGAAAGTCGAGAAATGATAATTCATTAGATGCAGCAGACACTACAGGTGACAAAACCATGGGAGCTGAAAAACAGACAGAAAAGTCATCAAACCCAGACTCCATTAAAGCACCAGCACGTGTGTGCAAAGAAGAAGACAGAGGTGATTTATCACCAATTAATGTGAATAACAAGAAAGATTCGCTTTCTATTTTTACGAGAAAAGAAAAGGATCAGCTATCCACGAATACTATTGAACTGGAGGAAAACGTCTCTGGTGATAGTGAAACGGAGGAGGAAAAGTTGGGCATTAAAGTAGAAACAGAGGTAAAACAGCAGGTAAAAATGACATATAACAAAATGGGTGAGGAGGATGTGTTTGTTGTGGGGAGACCTAATGAAATGTCAACTTGTAAAGACGGAAACCAAATTGTTGACAATAACGAGGACCATAGATTGCCAACGGTTAGAATTAGTGAAGTGGACATCTTTTCCATTGTCGAGAATGATGACGGTTTGTCTGCGGAAGATGTTCTGCCGAGGTCACCGACGACATCTTTAGACGCATATAACTCATCCGGTAGATTTAGTTCGCCGATGTCCCTCGATGATTTCCAGTTGAACAATATACTTGAAAGCAACGATAATCCCAGCTTGGAAGTTCAGGATTGGGGTGACAGTGAGAGTGATGGTACACGACTTGAACTAGAGAACCACAACCTAACAGATAGTGATGCAAAAGACAAAGAATGTATGACAAACAAGGAAATTTATAACCTCCCTGCATCACTGTCTAATACGCTTTTAGCAAAAGAACCAAAATCATTGGAAGAGTGTTGTACCTCATTGAATCTATTACAAGACTCACAGAAGGAAAATGACCCCCCTGAATGTCATAAAACGCCAATGCAACAATGTGGACAAGGCGATATATCATTAGATGACAGTATATTGGATAGATCCGGAGTTCTGTATTATAATCCAATCGATGATAGTGACGAGGACAGACTTGTGATTGTTTCCAAGCCACCATCGGAGGTGTCAGTATCTGCAGGGGACGAATtaacaacaaaagcaaaaaaatCGCTATCGGTTATGAGCACAGAGGGCCAGTTGTCTTCTGCCAGCAATTCTAAATCTGATTTGGTAAATAATTATCGTCTCGGTAAAACAGATAATGATCATGAACAACTGTCATGTCAACAGAACCTATCAAAAACTTCAAACCATGAATCGGCTGATGAATGTAAGGACCGTGACCTACCCTTACATGACACCAAGTTGTTCAGGGGATTTCGGGAAAGTTATGCCACTAGTCTCATCTGCAGTCAAATGGCAAACAAAGCATtgataacaataaatgaatcgGCAAAGCATCAAAAGGGACCTTACCAGTTGTCAGCAAAAATGTTGACCGGTGTCCTTAAGATTCTCGTTCAACAAGCCGACCTTGCATCCGCTATATGCAGTGATCTATTAGATAGCACTGAGAGTGAACAGACGACAGAACTATTTTCAAAAATGGCAGATACCGCGGATGTTCATAGAGCGACATCATCTAAAATGACACCTGGAGCAAAGACGTGTGCAGCAATTGATACTTCTGAAAATGTTCGCGATACTTCCGATGCTTGCAGTAATAACTGCAGTGTAAGCAAATTGAACGcattaaattgtaaaatatttgagaaatattCAGCAGAAGCAACATGTGTATCTAGTTGTAATTTAGAAGAAACAAAAAGTTTAAATGAGTCAGAAAGAAACTCTGAGAGTGAGAGTATAACGGGAAAACCTCCacaaaaagaaataacaatTGACCGGGAGAAACATAGAAACGAAATCATGTTGTCAACTGATGTCAACGATTTATCTAGAGGTCAGTCGCTAATTAAGGAACAGACGTCTACAAAGACGACTATTTCAACTTCTAAAGACCAGTCTGACAAGGGAAACGAATTTGTAAATCAAAATACACTAGACACTAAATGCCAGGTCGTGAAAAAGGAATCTGAGTTACAAAGCTATGAAATTACTGGTAGTAAGCATCACGGAAATCGTGTGAATACAAAGAATGTCAAACCAGTTGGAAAAGGTAACCATACCAGCATGTGTGAGCTAAAGATAAAAACAGAGGGTATCACCGCCACTAAATCAGAAGATGAACATGGTCTTCAATACGAAAGGAACATAAATAAATGTGAAAGTGATGAAAATGGTTCTTTGATTGCTACTTCACAAACTTTTGGTAAGCAAAACAAACTGAACGAGGATACAACAAATACTCCATCGGTATCAAATCATATTCCATCACATGAAAAGAAAACACCAGCTCGTTCTGTTGAAGGAACGCAGCGATCAAGTATGATAACCCAACTAACAAAGGACGGTCTGGAAACAAAAGGACACGAGCAACTGAAGAAGCAGAATGCTAAAATATCTGATAACCAATGGCATGACGCGAAGAACGACAAACACGACCCAAACGAAAAAGAACTCGTTCATTCTGGAGATGCCGAAAGTATAAATAAGATATCTACCAACAAACATAAGTCATCCAAAGAGAAGAGAAATCTGTTTAATTCAGTTCTAGAGACTGGAGAGAATGTAGTTGAGTCACCTTGTAAATATAGAAAACTTCAGTTTGGAAAGCTTCCACAGTCTTATGTTAAAGAAAATACATCGAAGGACACTCCGACAGCCAACAGTGATAAAAGTTATCAAGGGAAAGTGATGGTCACTTCTCTATCAGACCAAAACATTAAAATTGCGACAAAGTCAAAAATACTAGACAGTAGAGGTGCAACAAATACGAAGGGAATTAACATGTTAACTGCATCCGAAAACGAATCTGACAACGTTTCAATGGTTGCGCCATCCACAATGCTAACTAcagaaaataaacagaaaacatCCTCTGCCGTTCATTCTTCCACAAAGAGGTCGTCATCTGTACCATCATCCCAACAAAGCTCGGATAGGAAAGACAAGAGCAGTTCAAGGAGGAGTAGATACCATTCAAACTATGGTACTAGTGACAAAGATCCACATCAAAGATCTAGTAGCTATCACAGGAGTTCCAACAAGAAGTCTCAAAAACGTTTAGACGTGACAACAGATACGAAAGTTAAAGGAAGGGTGTCTGTTGACATCTGTGTCCTGTCTGGAACTAAAGGAGAAAAGCAGACACCTAACAAATGCAAAGAAAGCGATCAAGTGAAAAAAGGGAACACATTAGATCACAATAAAACTAAAAGGGGTTTGTCTTTCGACGTAAAGAAGCGCAGTGGTAACGAGGATTTGGGCAAGTCATTACAAGCCAGACAAGTAAACCCAACGAatcttaaagataaaaatacaaCAATAGATCACCCAAACCGAAGATCTAATGACACCACTAAAAGTCGGAAAGGAAAGGATGACTCACAACCCACAACAAATGACACTGAAAATACGCAACAAAGCAAACCTCTCCCGTCCAATAAATTACAACAGCAATGTGCACCATCTAAAACTAAGAGTTCTGACGCAGAAAATTCCTCAATGGAGAAGCATTGTAATGCTGACCACACGCACGATCTAGGTATAACATCCAATGTTATAGGAAAATGCAATGAAGATTTTTTCATACCAACATTATATCACAACATTCCTTCAAGCACAATCCAGAATGACGAAGAACATGTCGATCTACTCAATCAAAAGGATGAAACCTACTCACAGCGCAGCCTTGCCCGAGACGAAGAGATATTTAGGTGTCTTTCCTTCTCCGACAGTGACAATGACGATGTGCCACTAGCAGATATTATTG AGAGCCTGAGGGCGAATCAGCACAAAGTCACAAGTTCAGTTAATGGAACAGTTAACAGTGATGATGAGGACGATGAGGATCTGCCAAAACTCGCTGTTCCTAATACATCCAAGTTCTGGAAACAACAAGGCCATCGGCGTTCACGGTGTGACCGACCAGGTCTGAAAACATACCTCGAGATACGGAATTCAATACAAG ACGGTTGTAGTGATAAAGAACAGTGTAGTGACACTCCGGTTACCACATGGAGAAATTCACTTATGCCACCCCCACTTGAAGCTGTGCGGAGATCGAAATCACGCGAGACAGTATTACAGTCAACACCATCAAAGAGCCAAAAGGCAGTCAGAGAAGTTGTTCTTCCGACGTCTAGAGACGTATCGAGAAGCCAGTCCTCCGACAGTGATCAGGGGTCGGACCTAGTGCACTGTGACGACGGGGAGGGCCATGGGGATCGTCTAGAGAGAGAAGGGGGTAAGAGAAAGAAGAAACGACATCGGCGAAAGAAGAGCGAAAAGCCTGTGGTTAGTTCTTCCTCAGAAGAGCACATCCCTAAAGGACGAAAACGTGGCTTTCAGTGGAAACAG GAGTGCCTGCGGATACTTGATAGAGTCTACAACCATGAATTCAGTGATCCTTTTCGTCACGAAATAAAATCGAAGGAT ATTCCCGATTACTACAAAATCGTGAAGAGAGGCATGTGTTTTGACATAATCGGTTACAAGTTGCGGTGTAATATTTATGAAGAATTGCGGGACTTTTTCCTAGATGTTCGTCTTGTGTTTGACAACTGCAGACTATACCACAAG ACGGATTCTCCTATCTACCAGGCTGGTTTGGTAGTAAAATGTTTCTTCCGAAAAGTGGCAAAAGAGATTCTTATGCCACGTCATACCACTGCAAAATCCATGCATTCTAACTAA